In Nocardioides conyzicola, one genomic interval encodes:
- a CDS encoding HNH endonuclease: MHAGTTPRHYIRRYILDEQGGLCAICALPSEWHGLPLTLVLDHIDGDASNNRRQNLRLVCPNCDSQLATYKSRNRGRGRAWRRERYADGRSY; this comes from the coding sequence GTGCACGCCGGCACGACGCCGAGGCACTACATCAGGCGCTACATCCTCGACGAGCAGGGCGGGCTCTGTGCGATCTGCGCTCTTCCGTCCGAGTGGCACGGCTTGCCGCTGACGTTGGTCCTCGATCACATCGACGGAGACGCCTCCAACAATCGACGGCAGAATCTCCGCTTGGTCTGCCCGAACTGCGACTCGCAGCTGGCGACGTACAAGAGTCGCAACCGGGGCCGCGGGCGGGCCTGGCGGCGTGAGCGCTACGCGGACGGCAGGTCGTACTGA
- a CDS encoding ferredoxin reductase family protein, producing MTAMAAPTATRAARPPSQALVDAAVRTGAGLLLWGGLLLVAYWWVVDGGVQDLEGWATGLTSAGRLCGLTASVLLLTQVALMARVPALERAIGQDRLARSHRLVGFTSFNLMLAHVGLITWGYAAGELGRVPGTFWDLTVDDPGMLLALAGTLCLVLVVVTSIRAARGRLRYESWHLLHLYAYLGVGLALPHQLWTGAQFTSSPVRTVFWWTAWAAVAAAVLAWRVALPVGRNLRHTLRVADVVAEAPGVVSVHLIGRRLDRLPGEAGQFFLWRFLGRPGWTRANPYSLSAAPDGRSLRITVQVVGDGSASLAALQPGARVLFEGPYGRLSARARTQSKVALIGAGVGMAPIRALAEGLVYRPGDAVLLHRYRDEPLFAGEITRLSRERGLRVLALPGPRRGPGSWTGGQVAGPVSDLDALRSWIPDIAERDVYLCGPSAWADLVRADLQLAGVPPERLHLETFGW from the coding sequence ATGACCGCGATGGCCGCGCCGACGGCGACCCGAGCAGCGCGACCGCCGTCACAGGCGCTCGTCGATGCCGCGGTGCGGACCGGTGCCGGGCTGCTGCTGTGGGGCGGGCTGCTGCTGGTCGCCTACTGGTGGGTCGTCGACGGCGGCGTCCAGGACCTGGAGGGGTGGGCGACCGGGCTGACCTCCGCCGGCCGCCTGTGCGGGCTGACGGCGTCGGTCCTGCTCCTCACCCAGGTCGCGCTGATGGCGCGCGTCCCCGCCCTCGAGCGTGCCATCGGGCAGGACCGGCTGGCGCGCAGCCACCGCCTGGTCGGGTTCACGTCGTTCAACCTGATGCTCGCCCACGTCGGGTTGATCACCTGGGGGTACGCCGCCGGCGAGCTCGGCAGGGTCCCCGGCACGTTCTGGGACCTGACCGTCGACGATCCCGGGATGCTGCTGGCACTGGCCGGGACGCTCTGCCTGGTCCTGGTCGTCGTGACCAGCATCCGCGCCGCCCGCGGCCGGCTGCGCTACGAGTCCTGGCACCTGCTCCACCTCTACGCCTACCTCGGCGTCGGGCTCGCGTTGCCGCACCAGCTGTGGACCGGCGCGCAGTTCACGTCGTCCCCGGTCCGCACCGTCTTCTGGTGGACGGCCTGGGCGGCCGTCGCCGCCGCGGTGCTGGCCTGGCGGGTCGCGCTGCCGGTGGGTCGCAACCTGCGGCACACGCTCCGGGTCGCCGACGTGGTGGCCGAGGCCCCCGGCGTCGTCTCGGTGCACCTGATCGGCCGCCGCCTGGATCGGCTGCCGGGCGAGGCGGGCCAGTTCTTCCTGTGGCGGTTCCTCGGCCGGCCGGGCTGGACCCGGGCAAACCCGTACTCCCTCTCGGCCGCACCCGATGGGCGCAGCCTGCGGATCACCGTGCAGGTGGTCGGCGACGGCAGTGCCTCGCTCGCGGCGTTGCAGCCCGGGGCCCGCGTGCTGTTCGAAGGCCCCTACGGACGGCTCTCCGCGCGGGCGCGCACGCAGAGCAAGGTGGCCCTGATCGGCGCGGGCGTCGGCATGGCGCCGATCCGCGCGCTGGCCGAGGGGCTCGTCTACCGGCCCGGGGACGCGGTGCTCCTGCACCGCTACCGCGACGAGCCGCTCTTCGCCGGCGAGATCACCAGGCTGTCGCGCGAGCGAGGCCTGCGGGTGCTGGCGCTGCCCGGTCCGCGCCGCGGGCCGGGGTCGTGGACCGGCGGCCAGGTCGCCGGCCCCGTCTCGGACCTCGACGCGCTGCGCTCCTGGATCCCCGACATCGCGGAGCGCGACGTCTACCTCTGCGGCCCTTCGGCGTGGGCCGACCTCGTCCGCGCCGACCTCCAGCTCGCCGGCGTTCCGCCCGAGCGGCTCCACCTCGAGACCTTCGGATGGTGA
- a CDS encoding FMN-binding protein: protein MKKIVLAFAATVSVVVLLFGYDTSTAGRTTVISQPSVVSDGTGTTSGSGSTGSSMVTGDVAQTQWGPVQVELTLDGDTITDVSVVQYPNGNGKDQEINSYALPILVQETIDAQSSDIDVVSGATVTSDGYLQSLQSAIDQASA from the coding sequence GTGAAGAAGATCGTCCTCGCGTTCGCCGCCACGGTCTCGGTGGTCGTGCTCCTCTTCGGCTACGACACCTCGACCGCCGGCCGCACGACCGTGATCTCGCAGCCGTCGGTCGTCAGCGACGGCACCGGCACCACCTCCGGCAGTGGTTCGACGGGCAGCAGCATGGTCACCGGCGATGTGGCCCAGACGCAGTGGGGTCCGGTTCAGGTCGAGCTCACCCTGGACGGCGACACGATCACGGACGTCTCGGTGGTGCAGTACCCCAACGGCAACGGCAAGGACCAGGAGATCAACTCCTACGCGTTGCCGATCCTGGTCCAGGAGACCATCGACGCGCAGAGCTCGGACATCGACGTGGTGAGCGGCGCGACGGTCACCAGCGACGGCTACCTGCAGTCGCTGCAGAGCGCCATCGACCAGGCGTCGGCGTGA
- a CDS encoding FAD:protein FMN transferase, whose translation MTGTWRAVEQVMGLPISVALRGRHAGTTTAAGVWAAVVAELREVDAVFSSYRPDSWLSRRNRGERVATPAVVEEVLGLAEEARVQSDGAFDVRRGGGLDLDGVVKGWAVQRVSRRLRELDDTDCCLSGGGDLVCWTAAPDRDPWQVGIEDPFDPQRLVARVPVRTGAVATSGTVHRGAHIVDARTGHAPAGVASVTVVGPDLTWADLDATAAFARGADAVSWLRTRPRRSGLVVWEDGRVETWAGPLAP comes from the coding sequence GTGACCGGCACCTGGCGGGCCGTCGAGCAGGTCATGGGCCTGCCCATCAGCGTCGCCCTCCGCGGGCGGCACGCCGGGACCACGACCGCCGCGGGGGTGTGGGCGGCGGTCGTGGCCGAGCTCCGCGAGGTGGACGCGGTCTTCAGCAGCTATCGGCCCGACTCCTGGCTCAGCCGCCGCAACCGAGGTGAGCGGGTCGCGACCCCTGCGGTCGTCGAGGAGGTGCTCGGCCTGGCCGAGGAGGCGCGCGTGCAGTCCGACGGCGCCTTCGACGTACGCCGGGGCGGCGGGCTCGACCTCGACGGCGTGGTCAAGGGCTGGGCGGTCCAGCGTGTGTCCCGGCGCCTGCGCGAGCTCGACGACACGGACTGCTGTCTCTCCGGCGGCGGCGACCTGGTGTGCTGGACGGCTGCCCCGGACCGCGACCCGTGGCAGGTCGGCATCGAGGACCCGTTCGACCCGCAGCGCCTGGTCGCGCGGGTGCCGGTCCGCACCGGCGCGGTCGCCACCTCCGGGACCGTGCACCGTGGCGCCCACATCGTCGACGCGCGCACCGGCCACGCCCCCGCGGGGGTCGCCTCGGTCACCGTCGTCGGGCCGGACCTGACCTGGGCCGACCTCGACGCGACCGCGGCGTTCGCCCGCGGTGCCGATGCGGTCTCGTGGCTGCGCACGCGCCCGCGCCGGAGCGGGCTGGTCGTCTGGGAGGACGGTCGCGTCGAGACCTGGGCCGGTCCGCTGGCGCCCTAG
- the pdxY gene encoding pyridoxal kinase PdxY: protein MKVLSIQSSVAYGHVGNSAAVFPLQRLGHEVWPVNTVHFSNHTGYGAWRGPLLAADDVREVIAGIDDRGVLGEADAVLSGYQGDPAVGGIILETVARVKELNPAAVYCCDPVMGDVGRGMFVRPGIPEFMRDTVVPQADIVTPNHFELDFLAGRTTTTLDEILDAADAVRARGPRDVLVTSVLHGDVPDGRLDVLAVSDDGAWAVETPLLPITPNGCGDVTAALYLAHLRTTGSAAEALARTTSSVYAVLEATIAAGTREIQLVAAQDAIAVPPMTFEVRRLR, encoded by the coding sequence GTGAAGGTCCTGTCGATCCAGTCCTCGGTCGCGTACGGCCACGTCGGCAACTCCGCCGCGGTCTTCCCGCTCCAGCGGCTCGGCCACGAGGTGTGGCCCGTCAACACGGTGCACTTCTCCAACCACACCGGGTACGGCGCCTGGCGCGGCCCGCTGCTCGCGGCCGACGACGTGCGCGAGGTGATCGCCGGGATCGACGACCGCGGCGTGCTCGGCGAGGCGGACGCGGTGCTCTCCGGCTACCAGGGCGACCCCGCCGTCGGCGGCATCATCCTCGAGACCGTCGCGCGGGTGAAGGAGCTCAACCCGGCCGCCGTCTACTGCTGCGACCCGGTGATGGGCGACGTCGGTCGTGGGATGTTCGTCCGACCCGGGATCCCCGAGTTCATGCGCGACACCGTCGTGCCGCAGGCCGACATCGTGACGCCCAACCACTTCGAGCTCGACTTCCTCGCCGGCCGGACCACGACCACCCTCGACGAGATCCTCGACGCCGCGGACGCCGTCCGCGCGCGCGGTCCCCGCGACGTCCTGGTCACGAGCGTCCTGCACGGCGACGTCCCCGACGGCCGCCTCGACGTGCTCGCGGTCTCCGACGACGGCGCCTGGGCCGTCGAGACCCCGCTGCTGCCCATCACTCCCAACGGCTGCGGCGACGTGACCGCCGCGCTCTACCTCGCGCACCTCCGGACCACGGGCTCGGCCGCCGAGGCGCTCGCGCGGACGACCTCGTCGGTCTACGCGGTCCTCGAGGCCACCATCGCCGCCGGCACCCGCGAGATCCAGCTGGTCGCGGCCCAGGACGCCATCGCCGTACCGCCGATGACCTTCGAGGTACGCCGGCTGCGCTAG
- a CDS encoding GMC family oxidoreductase, producing MARKPSYKNEADYVVVGSGSSGAAIAGRLAQSGASVIVLEAGKSDEQYLVKKPGMIGPMHAEPKLKQRVDWGLYSTPQKHLLERRMPVPRGKVVGGSSSINGMVYVRGNRANYDSWAAEGNTGWSADEVNAAYRRMEDFEGGADDYRGVGGPIRVTRNKAPQEGSLQFLQATSDALGVPVLDDYNAASQEGVSRMQQNAADGLRYSASRGYLHDLDVPTLQLQSEVLVRKVVIEGGRAIGVEVTDKDGSRRTVRAGKEVIVSAGFVGSAQLLMLSGIGHAQHLRDHGIDVLADLPVGDNLHDHLFHALTFHATTSKMRGNARFFGMGVLKEALRPGTTFMANSVFESVAFVRTSHATDVPDLQLHLLPWAYPSGNQDEPIRHDVDPRPALTVLATLIYPRSRGTLRLASADPAASPLIDFQYLADQADVDVLVEGSEMVREIMGGAAFGGAVKSEIAPGAGVVGSELRHTVLNRATSVYHGVGTCRMGVDELAVVSPDLKVRGIEGLRVCDASVMPSITGGNTNAPAIMIGERGADLVLGRA from the coding sequence GTGGCGCGCAAGCCGTCGTATAAGAACGAGGCCGACTACGTCGTGGTCGGCTCCGGCAGCTCCGGAGCCGCGATCGCCGGTCGGCTCGCGCAGTCGGGCGCCAGCGTGATCGTGCTGGAGGCGGGCAAGAGCGACGAGCAGTACCTCGTGAAGAAGCCCGGCATGATCGGCCCGATGCACGCGGAGCCGAAGCTCAAGCAGCGCGTCGACTGGGGCCTCTACTCCACGCCGCAGAAGCACCTGCTCGAGCGCCGGATGCCGGTCCCGCGCGGCAAGGTGGTCGGGGGCTCGAGCTCGATCAACGGCATGGTCTACGTGCGCGGCAACCGCGCCAACTACGACTCGTGGGCCGCCGAGGGCAACACCGGCTGGTCCGCCGACGAGGTCAACGCGGCGTACCGTCGGATGGAGGACTTCGAGGGCGGCGCCGACGACTACCGCGGCGTCGGCGGCCCGATCCGGGTGACCCGCAACAAGGCGCCGCAGGAGGGGTCGCTGCAGTTCCTGCAGGCGACGTCGGACGCCCTCGGCGTACCCGTCCTCGACGACTACAACGCGGCGTCGCAGGAGGGCGTCAGCCGGATGCAGCAGAACGCCGCCGACGGGCTGCGCTACAGCGCTTCGCGGGGCTACCTCCACGACCTCGACGTCCCGACGCTGCAGCTGCAGTCCGAGGTGCTGGTCCGCAAGGTCGTGATCGAGGGCGGCCGGGCTATCGGCGTCGAGGTCACCGACAAGGACGGCAGCCGGCGCACCGTCCGGGCGGGCAAGGAGGTCATCGTGTCGGCCGGCTTCGTCGGGTCGGCCCAGCTGCTGATGCTCTCCGGCATCGGCCACGCCCAGCACCTCCGCGACCACGGCATCGACGTGCTGGCGGACCTGCCGGTCGGCGACAACCTGCACGACCACCTCTTCCACGCGCTGACCTTCCACGCGACGACGTCGAAGATGCGCGGCAACGCCCGCTTCTTCGGCATGGGCGTCCTGAAGGAGGCCCTGCGGCCGGGGACGACGTTCATGGCCAACTCGGTCTTCGAGTCGGTCGCCTTCGTGCGGACGTCGCACGCGACCGACGTACCGGACCTGCAGCTGCACCTGCTGCCGTGGGCCTACCCGTCGGGCAACCAGGACGAGCCGATCCGGCACGACGTCGACCCGCGGCCGGCGCTGACCGTCCTGGCGACCCTGATCTACCCGCGCAGCCGCGGCACGCTGCGGCTGGCGTCGGCCGACCCGGCCGCCTCGCCGCTGATCGACTTCCAGTACCTCGCCGACCAGGCCGACGTCGACGTGCTCGTCGAGGGCTCGGAGATGGTGCGCGAGATCATGGGCGGCGCGGCCTTCGGCGGCGCGGTCAAGAGCGAGATCGCCCCGGGGGCCGGGGTGGTCGGCAGCGAGCTGCGCCACACGGTCCTCAATCGCGCGACGTCGGTCTACCACGGCGTCGGCACCTGCCGGATGGGCGTCGACGAGCTCGCCGTCGTCTCGCCGGACCTCAAGGTCCGGGGCATCGAGGGCCTACGGGTCTGCGACGCCTCGGTCATGCCGTCGATCACCGGCGGCAACACCAATGCACCAGCCATCATGATCGGTGAGCGCGGGGCTGACCTCGTGCTCGGCCGCGCCTAG
- a CDS encoding succinic semialdehyde dehydrogenase has translation MTLQRPASLTDDFLQGLVARVPSSDGGSWKLTEVYTGELLVELPQSTPADIERAFATARAAQVEWARRPLKKRLEVFKRAHTLFLDNAQITTDLIQAESGKNRRMAIEETCDPPMVMSHYIKRAPKVLAPVKRGGPVPFLTTSTEIRHPKGVVGIIAPWNFPFATGISDSISALMAGNAIVLKPDNKTALSPLYGIQLLEEAGLPKGLFQVVCGEGPDVGPTLIDNANYVMFTGSTATGRVIGERAGRNLIGCCLELGGKNPMIVLEDADLEDVVQGAIFGAFGNTGQICMHIERLYLPESRYGEFRDAFVKATEALVLGAAYDFGPDVGSLVSPDHMERVQSHVDDAVAKGATVLTGGRPRPDLGPAFFEPTILEGVTKEMLAGVTETFGPVIALHRYRTVDEAVALANDTDYGLNASVWGGDVATACQVGKRIESGNVNINDILATAFASKATQSGGVKQSGVGARHGDQGILKYTDVQNLAVLKKQVMGARPGQDYDEYVKGMLGGLRMMRKTGIR, from the coding sequence ATGACACTGCAGCGCCCGGCATCTCTGACCGACGACTTCCTGCAGGGCCTGGTGGCCCGGGTGCCGTCGAGCGACGGCGGCAGCTGGAAGCTGACCGAGGTCTACACCGGTGAGCTGCTCGTCGAGCTGCCGCAGTCGACCCCCGCCGACATCGAGCGCGCGTTCGCGACCGCACGTGCGGCACAGGTCGAGTGGGCGAGGCGACCGCTGAAGAAGCGGCTCGAGGTCTTCAAGCGGGCGCACACCCTCTTCCTCGACAACGCGCAGATCACGACCGACCTGATCCAGGCCGAGAGCGGCAAGAACCGGCGGATGGCGATCGAGGAGACCTGCGACCCGCCGATGGTGATGAGCCACTACATCAAGCGGGCGCCGAAGGTGCTCGCGCCGGTGAAGCGCGGCGGTCCGGTGCCGTTCCTCACCACGTCCACCGAGATCCGTCACCCCAAGGGAGTCGTCGGGATCATCGCGCCGTGGAACTTCCCCTTCGCCACAGGGATCTCGGACTCGATCTCGGCTCTGATGGCCGGCAACGCGATCGTGCTCAAGCCCGACAACAAGACCGCGCTGTCGCCGCTCTACGGCATCCAGCTGCTCGAGGAGGCCGGCCTGCCGAAGGGCCTCTTCCAGGTCGTCTGCGGGGAGGGCCCGGACGTCGGGCCGACGCTGATCGACAACGCCAACTACGTCATGTTCACCGGCTCGACCGCGACCGGCCGGGTCATCGGCGAGCGGGCCGGCCGCAACCTGATCGGCTGCTGCCTCGAGCTCGGCGGCAAGAACCCCATGATCGTGCTCGAGGACGCGGACCTCGAGGACGTCGTCCAGGGCGCCATCTTCGGCGCCTTCGGCAACACCGGCCAGATCTGCATGCACATCGAGCGGCTCTACCTGCCGGAGTCGAGGTACGGAGAGTTCCGCGATGCGTTCGTGAAGGCGACCGAGGCGCTGGTCCTCGGCGCGGCGTACGACTTCGGCCCCGACGTGGGCTCGCTCGTCTCGCCCGACCACATGGAGCGCGTGCAGTCGCACGTCGACGACGCGGTCGCCAAGGGCGCCACCGTGCTGACCGGAGGCCGGCCGCGGCCCGACCTCGGGCCGGCGTTCTTCGAGCCGACGATCCTCGAGGGCGTGACCAAGGAGATGCTGGCCGGCGTCACCGAGACCTTCGGGCCGGTCATCGCCCTGCACCGCTACCGCACCGTCGACGAGGCGGTCGCGCTCGCCAACGACACCGACTACGGGCTCAACGCCTCGGTGTGGGGCGGCGACGTCGCGACGGCCTGCCAGGTCGGCAAGCGGATCGAGTCCGGCAACGTCAACATCAACGACATCCTCGCGACGGCGTTCGCCTCCAAGGCGACCCAGTCCGGCGGCGTGAAGCAGTCGGGCGTCGGCGCGCGGCACGGCGACCAGGGGATCCTCAAGTACACCGACGTGCAGAACCTCGCCGTGCTCAAGAAGCAGGTCATGGGCGCGCGGCCGGGCCAGGACTACGACGAGTACGTCAAGGGGATGCTCGGCGGCCTGAGGATGATGCGCAAGACCGGGATCCGCTAG
- a CDS encoding cupin domain-containing protein, producing MSLPRPYPPDTYLGDGGEASAWIRRDDEPAEITYRTGGTCEYLATGDRTDGRFGLYRWTFGDVETGPDPHFHRSISEQFYVLSGEVRLYDGRAWVTARSGDFLYVPEGGVHGFRGSGGASMLLMFAPGGPREDYFETLARGEQMTEEERAEFMVRHDTYWV from the coding sequence ATGTCGCTCCCTCGGCCCTATCCACCGGACACCTACCTCGGGGACGGCGGTGAGGCGTCGGCGTGGATCCGTCGTGACGACGAGCCCGCCGAGATCACCTACCGCACCGGCGGGACGTGCGAGTACCTCGCGACCGGTGACCGGACCGACGGCCGCTTCGGGCTCTACCGCTGGACCTTCGGCGACGTCGAGACCGGTCCCGACCCGCACTTCCACCGCTCGATCTCCGAGCAGTTCTACGTGCTGTCGGGCGAGGTGCGGCTGTACGACGGTCGCGCGTGGGTGACCGCCCGCTCCGGCGACTTCCTCTACGTGCCCGAGGGCGGCGTGCACGGGTTCCGCGGGAGCGGGGGCGCCTCGATGCTGCTGATGTTCGCGCCCGGCGGACCGCGCGAGGACTACTTCGAGACGCTGGCGCGCGGCGAGCAGATGACCGAGGAGGAGCGCGCGGAGTTCATGGTCCGGCACGACACCTACTGGGTGTGA
- a CDS encoding class III extradiol ring-cleavage dioxygenase, which produces MTSRMPALYIGHGAPPLLDDPLWSSQLAAWAQDLPRPKAILIVSAHWESAPVSLSANGAPLVYDFGGFDAKYYRMTYETPDATALAQRIAAMMPASEPVHQHASRGLDHGAWVPLRIMYPDADIPVLQMSLPTHDPVRLMALGERLRPLRDEGVLIIGSGFLTHGLPFLKEFRIEAAAPGWSTEFDAWAGEALARGDVDELARYRTHAPGMPYAHPTVEHYTPLFVTLGAATDPEEAGLQVIDGFWMGLSKRSLQVA; this is translated from the coding sequence ATGACGTCTCGTATGCCCGCGCTCTACATCGGCCACGGCGCACCGCCCCTGCTCGACGACCCGCTGTGGTCGTCGCAGCTCGCCGCCTGGGCCCAGGACCTGCCGCGCCCGAAGGCGATCCTGATCGTCAGTGCCCACTGGGAGTCGGCGCCGGTCAGCCTGAGCGCCAACGGCGCTCCGCTGGTCTACGACTTCGGCGGCTTCGACGCGAAGTACTACCGGATGACCTACGAGACCCCCGACGCGACCGCGCTCGCACAGCGGATCGCCGCGATGATGCCTGCGTCCGAGCCCGTGCACCAGCACGCCAGCCGCGGCCTCGACCACGGCGCCTGGGTGCCGCTGCGGATCATGTACCCCGACGCCGACATCCCGGTGCTGCAGATGTCGCTGCCCACCCACGACCCGGTGCGCCTCATGGCCCTGGGCGAGCGGCTCCGGCCGCTGCGCGACGAGGGCGTCCTGATCATCGGCTCCGGGTTCCTGACCCACGGCCTGCCCTTCCTCAAGGAGTTCCGCATCGAGGCGGCCGCTCCGGGCTGGTCGACCGAGTTCGACGCCTGGGCCGGCGAGGCCCTCGCCCGCGGCGACGTCGACGAGCTCGCCCGCTACCGCACCCACGCCCCCGGCATGCCCTACGCGCACCCCACCGTCGAGCACTACACCCCGCTCTTCGTCACCCTCGGTGCCGCGACCGACCCCGAGGAGGCCGGTCTCCAGGTGATCGACGGGTTCTGGATGGGACTCTCCAAGCGGTCCCTCCAGGTCGCCTGA
- a CDS encoding uracil-DNA glycosylase, which yields MSALAGLVDKGLMAPDWAEALAPVDEQVAAMGTFLREEIAAGRAYQPSGESVFRAFQRPLADVRVLIVGQDPYPNPQHPIGLSFAVRRDVWPLPPSLVNIYTELRDDLGIMPPRHGDLTAWADRGVMLLNRSLTVQPGASNSHRGKGWEPITERAITALAARGGPCTAILWGSDARKLKPLFDPIPSVESAHPSPLSAYRGFFGSKPFSRVNALLEDQGAPPLDWSLPEGI from the coding sequence ATGAGCGCGCTGGCCGGACTTGTCGACAAGGGGCTGATGGCGCCCGACTGGGCCGAGGCGCTCGCGCCGGTCGACGAGCAGGTCGCCGCGATGGGGACGTTCCTCCGCGAGGAGATCGCAGCCGGGCGGGCCTACCAGCCGAGCGGCGAGTCGGTCTTCCGCGCCTTCCAACGGCCCCTGGCCGACGTCCGCGTGCTCATCGTCGGGCAGGACCCCTACCCCAACCCGCAGCACCCGATCGGGCTGAGCTTCGCCGTACGGCGCGACGTGTGGCCGCTGCCGCCGAGCCTGGTCAACATCTACACCGAGCTGCGCGACGACCTCGGCATCATGCCGCCGCGGCATGGCGACCTGACGGCGTGGGCCGACCGCGGCGTGATGCTGCTCAACCGGAGCCTGACCGTGCAGCCGGGAGCGTCGAACAGCCACCGCGGCAAGGGCTGGGAGCCGATCACCGAGCGGGCCATCACGGCGCTGGCGGCGCGCGGAGGTCCGTGCACGGCCATCCTGTGGGGCTCCGACGCGCGCAAGCTGAAGCCGCTCTTCGACCCGATCCCGTCGGTCGAGTCCGCCCACCCGTCACCGCTGTCGGCGTACCGCGGGTTCTTCGGCTCCAAGCCGTTCAGCCGGGTCAACGCGCTGCTCGAGGACCAGGGCGCTCCACCACTGGACTGGTCGCTCCCCGAGGGAATATAG
- a CDS encoding flavin monoamine oxidase family protein produces the protein MTTPTLTRRLLLGSTAAAGLTATTALHDAVAAGSRQGSLPRDVDVVVVGGGISGLVAARKLAHRGHDVLLLEARDRVGGRVLNHHLSHTSGGETIESGGAFVGPTQDHILRLAKELKVKTFKEYNEGSSVYISSLTGRMEYTGTVPPDPTILPDAAVLLTRIDNMASTIDVSAPWSHENAAEWDSMSLGEFIRANSVNADGIGNLIKSWTQPGFGADPDELSLLFTLWYVACSGNETNVGTFSRNSDTADGAQESRFVGGSQLVPIRLARKLGDIVALRAPVRRIEQRDHRVIVHTARGTVRARRVIVACPPPLVLDIDWYPQLPTRRLQLLRHMDMGQLMKCDAVYKRPFWRDAGLNGFGLNDSGAARAVFDNSPQDGTPGVLLAFVGGATWRTYGPMTKAKRRQAVLEGFAAMFGEQALHPIEYVEHDWTKERWTRGGPTAVHAPGTLTQFGSAIRRPFGRVHWAGTETSTYWSGYMDGAVRAGERAATEVRDRL, from the coding sequence ATGACGACACCGACGCTCACCCGGCGGCTGTTGCTGGGATCCACCGCTGCCGCCGGCCTGACCGCGACCACCGCCCTGCACGACGCCGTCGCCGCCGGCTCCCGCCAGGGCTCGCTGCCCCGCGACGTCGACGTCGTCGTGGTCGGCGGCGGCATCTCCGGCCTGGTGGCCGCCCGCAAGCTGGCCCACCGCGGCCACGACGTGCTCCTCCTGGAGGCGCGCGACCGGGTGGGCGGCCGCGTCCTCAACCACCACCTCTCCCACACGAGCGGCGGCGAGACGATCGAGTCCGGCGGCGCTTTCGTCGGCCCGACGCAGGACCACATCCTGAGGCTCGCGAAGGAGCTGAAGGTCAAGACGTTCAAGGAGTACAACGAGGGCAGCAGCGTCTACATCTCATCGCTGACCGGCCGCATGGAGTACACCGGCACCGTCCCCCCGGACCCCACGATCCTCCCCGACGCGGCGGTCCTGCTCACCCGCATCGACAACATGGCCTCGACGATCGACGTGTCGGCGCCGTGGTCGCACGAGAACGCCGCCGAGTGGGACTCGATGAGCCTCGGTGAGTTCATCCGGGCCAACTCGGTCAATGCCGACGGCATCGGCAACCTGATCAAGTCGTGGACCCAGCCGGGGTTCGGCGCCGACCCCGACGAGCTCTCCCTGCTCTTCACGCTCTGGTACGTCGCCTGCTCCGGCAACGAGACCAACGTCGGCACGTTCTCCCGCAACTCCGACACCGCGGACGGCGCCCAGGAGAGCCGCTTCGTCGGCGGGTCCCAGCTCGTCCCGATCCGGCTCGCCCGCAAGCTCGGCGACATCGTCGCGCTGCGGGCGCCGGTCCGCCGGATCGAGCAGCGCGACCACCGCGTCATCGTGCACACCGCGCGCGGGACGGTCCGCGCGCGTCGGGTGATCGTGGCCTGCCCGCCGCCCCTCGTCCTCGACATCGACTGGTACCCGCAGCTCCCGACCAGGCGCCTGCAGCTGCTCCGGCACATGGACATGGGCCAGCTGATGAAGTGCGACGCCGTCTACAAGCGCCCCTTCTGGCGCGACGCCGGCCTCAACGGCTTCGGCCTCAACGACTCCGGGGCGGCCCGCGCCGTCTTCGACAACTCCCCCCAGGACGGGACTCCCGGCGTGCTGCTCGCCTTCGTCGGTGGCGCGACCTGGCGCACCTACGGCCCGATGACCAAGGCCAAGCGCCGCCAGGCCGTGCTCGAGGGCTTCGCCGCGATGTTCGGCGAGCAGGCGCTGCACCCGATCGAGTACGTCGAGCACGACTGGACCAAGGAGCGCTGGACGCGCGGCGGCCCGACGGCCGTCCACGCGCCGGGCACGCTGACCCAGTTCGGCTCCGCGATCCGTCGCCCCTTCGGCCGCGTGCACTGGGCGGGCACCGAGACGTCGACGTACTGGAGCGGCTACATGGACGGCGCCGTCCGCGCCGGCGAGCGGGCCGCGACCGAGGTCCGGGACCGGCTGTGA